In Numidum massiliense, a single genomic region encodes these proteins:
- the mazG gene encoding nucleoside triphosphate pyrophosphohydrolase has translation MREKGSLTIVGLGSGDESDLTLEVWRTLQQATHIFLRTARHPVVAYLEREGLRFTAFDDAYEQHAQFADVYEEIVARLFAAAEVDEIVYAVPGHPMVAEQTTQMLIARGETAGIPVEVKGGRSFLEAIFTRLNVDPIDGFQLLDALTLTADACNPRLFTVIAQVYDQLTASDVKLTLMERYPDNTAVIVAHNLGIAGQEHIKRVPLYELDHGFPVSSLSVVAVPPVPDDVYIERDFRDLVRIISVLRGPDGCPWDQQQTHESLRKYLLEETAEFLEAVHEGDADKMCDELGDVLLQVVLHAQIAAEAETFAIDDVVASISAKMIRRHPHVFAGESAADVADVRRNWQVIKQAEKEMEALQRGEKRTKTEGRSFAEAAGPGRTPTERESKGMRSIAVSLPRELPTLTRAETLQKRAAETGFDWNDIRPVAEKVREELVECLTASPEEVELEVGDLLFAAANLARFLDVDPELALRRANDKFIARYDAMTKLAREEGRTFSELSPSEQERLWQTVKKAEAAH, from the coding sequence GTGAGGGAGAAAGGTTCGCTGACAATTGTCGGGCTCGGCAGTGGCGACGAAAGTGACTTGACGCTAGAGGTGTGGCGGACGTTGCAACAGGCAACCCACATCTTTTTGCGCACGGCGCGGCATCCAGTCGTGGCGTACTTAGAGCGGGAAGGGTTGCGTTTTACCGCGTTCGACGACGCATATGAACAGCACGCGCAATTTGCCGACGTGTACGAGGAAATTGTCGCGCGTTTGTTCGCTGCAGCAGAGGTGGACGAGATCGTGTACGCCGTCCCCGGACACCCGATGGTAGCGGAACAGACGACACAGATGCTTATTGCACGCGGGGAGACCGCGGGGATCCCCGTTGAGGTAAAAGGGGGCCGCAGCTTTTTGGAGGCGATTTTCACGCGTCTTAACGTCGACCCGATCGACGGGTTCCAACTGCTAGATGCGCTGACACTTACCGCAGACGCGTGCAATCCGCGCCTTTTTACTGTCATTGCCCAAGTGTACGATCAGTTAACCGCCTCGGACGTGAAGTTGACGTTAATGGAACGGTACCCCGACAACACAGCAGTAATCGTCGCCCACAATCTCGGGATCGCCGGCCAAGAGCACATTAAGCGCGTGCCGCTGTACGAACTCGATCACGGCTTCCCCGTCAGTTCGCTCAGCGTTGTCGCTGTTCCCCCCGTGCCGGACGACGTGTACATAGAGCGGGATTTCCGCGACCTCGTGCGTATAATTAGCGTGTTGCGTGGGCCGGACGGATGTCCGTGGGACCAGCAGCAAACCCACGAAAGCTTACGCAAATACTTACTTGAGGAAACGGCGGAATTTCTCGAGGCGGTGCATGAAGGCGATGCGGACAAAATGTGTGACGAGCTCGGCGACGTCTTGTTACAGGTCGTCTTACACGCACAAATTGCCGCCGAAGCGGAGACCTTTGCGATCGATGACGTTGTTGCCTCAATTAGTGCGAAAATGATTCGCCGTCATCCACACGTCTTCGCAGGGGAGTCCGCCGCTGACGTGGCTGACGTCCGTCGTAATTGGCAAGTGATTAAGCAGGCGGAAAAAGAGATGGAAGCTCTACAGCGAGGCGAAAAGCGTACGAAAACAGAGGGGCGATCTTTCGCTGAAGCAGCTGGGCCCGGTAGAACCCCTACAGAGAGAGAAAGCAAAGGGATGCGTAGTATTGCTGTTTCCTTGCCGCGGGAACTGCCGACGCTCACGCGGGCGGAAACGTTGCAAAAGCGGGCCGCCGAAACCGGATTCGACTGGAACGACATTCGCCCCGTCGCGGAGAAAGTGCGCGAAGAGCTCGTAGAATGTTTGACAGCTAGTCCAGAAGAGGTAGAGTTAGAAGTAGGGGACTTGTTGTTTGCCGCAGCTAACTTGGCACGCTTTTTAGACGTCGATCCTGAGCTTGCGCTACGGCGGGCGAACGACAAATTCATTGCGCGCTACGACGCGATGAC